From the genome of Eublepharis macularius isolate TG4126 chromosome 12, MPM_Emac_v1.0, whole genome shotgun sequence, one region includes:
- the FKBP10 gene encoding peptidyl-prolyl cis-trans isomerase FKBP10 — protein sequence MSLLCLIFALSLLGVHGLGDPGPLEDVVIDRYFIPKVCLREVQMGDFVRYHYNGTFQDGTKFDSSYDRGATVAGVAGVGRLITGMDRGLQGMCVNERRHLIVPPHLGYGSIGVAGLIPPDTTLYFDVIMLDIWNKEDKLQITTLYKPQRCNRTVENSDFVRYHYNGTLLDGTPFDSSYGKDSTYDTYVGSGWLIKGMDQGLVGMCAGEKRRIVIPPFLAYGEKGYGTVIPPQASLVFDVFLVDLHNPKDGIFLEHLEVPESCKRKAVTGDFVRYHYNGTLMDGTLFDSSYSRNHTYDTYIGKGYIIPGMDQGLQGVCIGEKRRIIIPPHLAYGENGAGDKIPGSAVLIFDVHVIDFHNPTDAVEIETVYRSADCNVTTQNRDFVRYHYNCSLLDGTRLFSSYDYEHPQETTLGTDKIIEGLSNGLLNMCVGEKRIVIVPPHLGHGENGARGVPGSAVLRFEIELLHLEAGVPEGYLFIWHSEPPENLFEAMDLNKDDEVPPEEFSMFIQSQMAEGKGHLMPGVEPEKVISDMFQNQDRNKDGKITAEELKLKSDEDQAPAHEEL from the exons ATGAGCTTGCTGTGCCTCATCTTTGCCCTGAGCCTTTTAGGGGTTCATGGCTTGGGAGACCCGGGTCCTTTGGAGGATGTGGTGATTGACAGATACTTCATCCCGAAAGTTTGCTTGCGAGAAGTCCAGATGGGCGACTTCGTCCGTTACCATTACAACGGGACCTTTCAGGATGGCACCAAGTTTGACTCCAG CTATGACCGAGGTGCTACTGTGGCAGGCGTGGCAGGAGTGGGACGGCTCATCACTGGCATGGACAGAGGCCTCCAGGGCATGTGTGTGAATGAAAGGAGGCACCTCATTGTGCCCCCTCATCTTGGCTATGGCAGCATTGGTGTCG CTGGTCTGATTCCCCCAGACACCACCCTCTATTTTGATGTCATTATGCTTGACATTTGGAACAAGGAAGACAAGCTGCAGATCACCACCCTATACAAGCCGCAGCGTTGCAACCGTACTGTGGAGAATTCAGACTTTGTGCGTTACCACTATAATGGCACCCTTCTGGACGGCACCCCTTTTGACTCCAG CTATGGAAAAGACAGTACTTACGATACTTATGTGGGTTCGGGCTGGCTGATCAAAGGCATGGACCAGGGCCTTGTAGGCATGTGTGCTGGAGAAAAGCGGAGAATAGTTATCCCTCCCTTCTTGGCTTATGGAGAGAAAGGCTATG GAACTGTCATCCCCCCTCAAGCCTCTTTGGTTTTTGATGTCTTTCTGGTGGATTTACACAACCCCAAAGATGGCATCTTCCTGGAACATTTGGAAGTGCCTGAGTCATGCAAACGCAAGGCTGTGACCGGGGATTTTGTACGCTACCATTATAATGGCACCTTGATGGATGGGACCCTCTTTGATTCCAG TTACTCACGGAATCACACTTATGATACTTATATTGGAAAAGGCTACATTATCCCAGGAATGGACCAAGGGCTTCAGGGGGTCTGCATTGGTGAAAAGAGAAGAATCATCATCCCGCCCCATTTGGCATATGGAGAAAATGGGGCAG GGGACAAGATCCCAGGCTCAGCTGTCCTCATCTTTGATGTCCATGTCATCGATTTCCACAACCCCACAGACGCTGTGGAGATAGAGACAGTCTACCGGTCTGCAGACTGTAACGTCACTACCCAAAACAGAGACTTTGTCCGCTATCATTACAACTGCTCTCTGCTGGATGGCACCAGGCTCTTCTCCTC CTATGACTATGAACACCCTCAAGAAACCACACTGGGTACCGACAAGATAATCGAAGGCCTCAGCAACGGTCTCCTCAACATGTGTGTGGGAGAGAAACGGATTGTCATCGTCCCTCCGCATTTGGGACATGGCGAAAATGGTG CTCGAGGTGTACCTGGCAGTGCTGTTCTTCGCTTTGAGATAGAACTTCTGCACCTTGAGGCAGGTGTTCCAGAAGGTTACCTGTTCATCTGGCATAGCGAACCACCTGAGAACTTGTTTGAAGCAATGGATCTCAACAAGGATGATGAAGTTCCACCAGAAGAG TTCTCGATGTTCATCCAGTCCCAGATGGCAGAGGGCAAAGGTCATCTCATGCCAGGTGTTGAGCCAGAAAAAGTAATCTCTGACATGTTCCAAAACCAAGATAGGAACAAGGATGGGAAAATTACAGCGGAAGAACTGAAGTTGAAGTCAGATGAGGATCAAGCTCCAGCCCATGAAGAACTTTAA
- the HROB gene encoding homologous recombination OB-fold protein, which translates to MALLGPPQRDQEACSIQKLFSLEAEFEDEDFVLAVEDAEKQVSDPTPASSRCLRPPSSRLRTPSNSLVHGQDSCTLHPSEAVSPVLQVQNFSRLRFLQDSSPSEIKSNQVTSPLMTGFGVQKDQATLLAQSRPHCSSSTRFKFVKRHLAIPSTECAPHNEDFDNERFLAACMDLEEPEMLSCPRPSRSDCEGDHGVSGAATAKKIRVADSALLTNAVGMETSQLKGALKEASVGISSHLQPVEASSRLSLRPTAIGFHSLHSNPGTSITVGTLSSPAYQLPKSFHASLDKPLVRSSSPSGIPLPRSLAPRILSQSSFTPRIANSKLFPACGPPTASVESSPATPRTPCSTTPSGSLQTPVVTNHLVRLVTAANKTPQPLACVSLRAKTRRFPGPAGILPHQPDGKNLEEVMVSAPQTPTHGALAKLRTEGMPASQQPAEEECSRGPWLAMKNELGLDERDPSCFLKTYSVVMVLRKAALKQLPKNKVPNMAVMIRSLTRTNVDASAVFKDLTGEMQGTIHRVLLEQRESDFKAGSVLLLKQVSVFSPSHRNHYLNVTPNNLVKIYPPGLSGRKPPEPCEEIRTRAEVLLPPPPLQEESGSQQEPPTDAPGLDTMAATNGGKGQGCQVDENICQGPLASSKGALPPEADKSVLRSTSSSKADSDDLDQLLGELPDDFFSNSDVQGAW; encoded by the exons ATGGCCTTATTAGGACCCCCTCAGAGGGACCAAGAA GCCTGCAGTATACAGAAGCTGTTTTCTTTGGAGGCAGAGTTTGAAGATGAG GATTTTGTGTTGGCTGTGGAAGACGCAGAGAAGCAGGTATCAGATCCAACTCCTGCCAGTTCAAGATGTTTGAGACCACCGTCATCCAGACTGAGAACCCCCTCTAACAGCCTTGTACACGGTCAGGACTCATGTACTCTCCACCCTTCGGAGGCAGTGTCCCCAGTTTTGCAGGTTCAAAACTTCTCCAGATTAAGATTTTTGCAGGACAGCAGTCCCAGTGAGATCAAAAGCAACCAGGTGACATCTCCTTTGATGACTGGCTTTGGGGTTCAGAAGGACCAGGCAACCTTGTTGGCCCAAAGTAGACCACACTGCAGTTCAAGCACAAGGTTCAAGTTTGTGAAGAGACATCTTGCTATACCTTCTACTGAGTGTGCCCCTCACAATGAGGATTTTGACAATGAGCGATTCTTGGCTGCCTGCATGGATCTGGAAGAGCCTGAAATGTTGTCATGTCCAAGGCCTTCTAGGTCTGACTGTGAGGGGGATCATGGTGTTAGTGGTGCAGCAACGGCCAAGAAAATCCGGGTGGCAGATTCGGCATTGTTGACCAATGCTGTTGGTATGGAAACCTCACAGCTGAAAGGGGCTCTGAAGGAAGCCTCAGTGGGGATCAGCAGCCatctccagccagtggaggcttCTTCAAGGCTGTCTCTGAGGCCCACTGCTATAGGATTCCACTCCTTGCACTCTAACCCAGGAACGAGCATTACTGTAGGTACACTTTCAAGCCCAGCTTACCAGCTGCCCAAGTCATTTCATGCCTCTCTCGATAAACCTCTTGTTAGATCTTCCTCCCCTTCAGGGATCCCCCTACCAAGATCACTTGCTCCGCGGATACTCAGCCAGAGTTCTTTCACACCTAGAATAGCAAATAGCAAGCTCTTTCCTGCTTGTGGTCCCCCTACAGCATCTGTGGAGTCCTCACCTGCCACACCTAGAACACCTTGTTCAACTACTCCTTCTGGAAGCCTCCAAACACCAGTGGTTACCAACCACCTTGTCCGCCTGGTCACTGCAGCCAACAAAACACCTCAACCATTGGCTTGTGTTTCTTTGCGGGCCAAGACTCGTCGCTTCCCTGGACCGGCAGGCATTCTGCCACACCAA CCTgatgggaaaaacctggaagagGTTATGGTTTCAGCTCCACAGACACCTACCCATGGAGCTTTGGCAAAGCTACGAACAGAG GGAATGCCGGCCTCCCAGCAGCCAGCAGAAGAGGAATGCAGCAGAGGCCCCTGGCTTGCCATGAAAAATGAGCTGGGTTTGGATGAGAGGGATCCATCATGCTTCCTTAAGACGTACAGTGTTGTCATGGTGCTTCGGAAG GCAGCTCTTAAGCAGCTCCCAAAGAACAAGGTCCCCAACATGGCAGTGATGATCAGGTCATTGACGAGGACCAACGTTGATGCGAGTGCCGTGTTCAAAGACTTAACCG GGGAAATGCAAGGCACAATACACCGTGTGTTGCTGGAGCAAAGAGAGAGTGACTTCAAAGCTGGCTCAGTCCTTCTACTAAAGCAG GTGAGTGTGTTTTCTCCATCCCATCGCAACCACTACCTCAATGTGACACCCAATAATTTGGTGAAGATCTATCCACCAGGACTCAGTGGCAGGAAGCCCCCTGAGCCATGTGAAGAAATCAGGACAAGAGCGGAGGtgctactaccaccaccaccactacag GAGGAGTCAGGATCCCAGCAGGAGCCTCCCACAGATGCTCCAGGTCTAGACACCATGGCTGCAACAAACGGTGGGAAAGGGCAAGGCTGCCAGGTGGATGAAAATATCTGCCAGGGTCCATTGGCCTCAAGCAAAGGGGCACTGCCACCGGAGGCTGACAAGTCAGTGCTGCGGAGCACATCCTCCTCAAAGGCTGATTCAG ATGACCTAGACCAGCTTCTTGGAGAGCTGCCTGATGACTTCTTCTCCAACTCAGACGTGCAGGGTGCCTGGTGA